In Plasmodium reichenowi strain SY57 chromosome 5, whole genome shotgun sequence, the following proteins share a genomic window:
- a CDS encoding aspartate--tRNA ligase, putative, giving the protein MIYVVKYLFLICYINTIFLRRVLFCYSYNLSHHFSLYNNSKFVLFKRNKKRNKRNKYHNIYYHKGGFHYDNNIGNNNISNPFFLNKFIYHKKKHKLNFFNSPTFSYDDACILKNLFNSYTTEERVKNKNSDKNVKINVMRKKCMLYLTFNRKENDNVINNKNNNNNNNNNYNNYNNNNYNNNKNNNNNNNNYHVDELYLSSIGEPYILLPSTSWGHLSLFYGSHLNRDYYTYQDIIKYIETNEKKFVKCMNNNIYNNNDITKQTFIDKKYILIRGRMERKKKQSKRIFLYLRLSNGMYLTCVYEKKKKNTNENNKSIYSIDNMYTYIKNLKNESVIDIVGRIKLHGTLYKHNVPYIESLLNQRVIEIVVEQIDCISESFYNPPFIINDSDVHTNKIQMVIRGDNKIVDMEKNKNNEKDNVDTEEHAEKNNVDTEEHAEINNVDTEEHAEKNYVDTKEYAEKNYVDKTKNIPYNNLHPQQTSNNYEEEKKMNTNENLLKVQNFSLNYRNSINHLIFYIKSKVFQRFRDLLERDGYTEIFTSKFIKIKESEKNPSVDKHENNYEETEDNNLENTSSSDKNINVQLTGSEGGCRCYKLEGQNIVLSQSPQLFKQMLINSDFDKVYEINYCYRNEKFHSSRHLNEFMSLDIERVIYDNYYEIIIYMYNILKNMNTYINNNYFNELNILSSFYNNNNNNNYYTYRASQLCDNPIVISFSEAQDILDKYYRNNKNDILLLQKEENNIHINNKNTYIYNKKYNKYIKILNNEEKQNMKKKIMFESSEKDKLHNIYYYNKILKYYKINKQENKQKQKNLFMSSTHDMYKEYNEANIYNDTYYHFLNSFNKDEFYRKILLFFNNMYDKYDMEKKKLQENNMNVLKTQTQIDGSNIYPKVTYDGNNDNNNNNHDEHIKTLYDLVNIINKKKTNINNNMDNINNNNDDGNNNNDDGNNNNDDGNVFITEPLSYNNLKNKYILYDDFTNDELNYLYLFIKTNFHSDIFIIDQYPIFLRPYYTCSNMYDLRFSNSYDFIYKGMEIISGSQRIHNLPILLFKTLKENKQISLSTYLHKKDNFTILNYLNNLQKLINKKSTIYKYFNSFQYASKPHGGLALGMERYLITLLNLNNVKNVTLSE; this is encoded by the coding sequence atgatttatgttgtgaaatatttatttttgatttgctatataaatacaatatttttaagaaGAGTTTTATTTTGctattcatataatttatcacatcatttttctttatacAATAATTCAAAGTTTGTGTTATtcaaaagaaataaaaaaagaaacaaaagaaataaatatcataatatttattatcataagGGTGGTTTTcattatgataataatatcgggaataataatataagtaatccattctttttaaataagtttatatatcataagAAGAAGCATAAattgaatttttttaatagtCCTACTTTTTCTTATGATGATGCGtgtattttaaaaaatctTTTTAATTCCTATACAACAGAGGAAAgagtaaaaaataaaaacagtgataaaaatgttaaaataaatgttatgagaaaaaaatgtatgCTTTATTTAACGTTTAATAGgaaagaaaatgataacgtcattaataataaaaataataataataataataataataattataataattataataataataattataataataataaaaataataataataataataataattatcacGTTGATGAATTGTATTTATCCAGCATAGGAGAgccatatatattattacctTCAACAAGCTGGGGACACCTTTCTCTTTTTTATGGTTCACATTTAAATAGAGATTATTATACTTATCaagatattataaaatatatagaaacaaatgaaaagaaGTTTGTAAAGTGTatgaacaataatatatataataataatgatataacAAAACAAACATTTATcgataaaaaatacatactTATTAGGGGTCGTAtggaaagaaaaaaaaaacaatcCAAACGAATTTTCTTATATCTAAGATTAAGTAATGGAATGTACTTAACATGtgtatatgaaaaaaaaaaaaaaaacacaaatgaaaataataaatctatatattcaatagataatatgtatacctatataaagaatttaaaaaatgaaagtGTTATAGATATTGTAGGAAGGATCAAATTACATGGAACGTTATATAAACACAACGTACCTTATATAGAAAGCTTGCTTAATCAAAGAGTTATCGAAATAGTAGTTGAACAAATAGATTGTATTTCAGAATCGTTTTATAATCCTccatttattataaacGATAGTGATGTCCACACAAACAAAATCCAAATGGTTATAAGGGGAGATAACAAAATTGTTGATATGgagaaaaacaaaaacaatGAGAAAGATAATGTCGATACAGAAGAGCACGCcgaaaaaaataatgtcGATACAGAAGAGCACGCcgaaataaataatgtcGATACAGAAGAGCACGCcgaaaaaaattatgttgATACAAAAGAATACGCcgaaaaaaattatgttgACAAAACGAAAAACATACCATACAACAACTTACATCCACAACAAACCAGTAACAATtatgaagaagaaaaaaaaatgaacacGAACGAAAACTTGCTGAAAGTAcaaaatttttctttaaacTATAGAAATTCAATaaatcatttaattttttatattaaaagtaaAGTATTTCAACGATTTAGGGATCTCTTAGAAAGGGATGGCTATACAGAAATATTCACATctaaatttataaaaattaaagaatcTGAAAAGAATCCATCTGTTGATAAACATGAAAACAATTATGAGGAAACtgaagataataatttagAGAATACTAGTTCATCAgataagaatataaatgttCAATTAACAGGATCGGAAGGTGGTTGTAGATGTTATAAGCTTGAGGGACAAAATATTGTGTTATCACAAAGTCCACAATTATTTAAACAAATGTTAATAAATTCTGATTTTGACAAAGTGTATGAAATTAATTATTGTTAtagaaatgaaaaatttcATAGTTCAAGACATTTAAATGAATTTATGTCTTTAGATATTGAAAGAGTAatttatgataattattatgaaattattatatatatgtataatatcttaaaaaatatgaatacatatataaataataactattttaatgaattaaatattttatcatctttttataataataataataataataattattatacatatcGAGCTAGCCAACTTTGCGATAATCCCATAGTCATCTCTTTTTCTGAAGCTCAAGATATATtagataaatattataggaataataaaaatgatatcttattattacaaaaagaagaaaacaatatacatataaataacaaaaatacatatatttacaataagaaatataataaatatataaaaatattaaataatgaagaaaaacaaaatatgaagaaaaaaattatgtttGAATCATCTGAGAAGGATaaattacataatatatattattacaacaaaatattaaaatattataaaataaataaacaagaaaacaaacaaaaacaaaaaaatcTATTTATGTCCTCAACTCATGATATGTACAAGGAATATAATGAAGCgaacatatataatgatacaTATTACCACTTTttaaattcttttaataaagatgaattttatagaaagatattattattttttaataacatGTATGATAAGTATGATATGgagaaaaagaaattacaagaaaataatatgaatgtCTTAAAAACACAAACTCAGATAGATGGATCGAATATATATCCAAAGGTTACTTATGATGgaaataatgataataataataataatcacGATGAGCATATTAAAACGTTGTACGATTTggtaaatattataaataaaaaaaaaacaaatattaataataatatggataatattaataataataatgatgatggtaataataataatgatgatggtaataataataatgatgatggTAATGTGTTCATTACTGAACCTTTATCATATaacaatttaaaaaataaatatattttatatgatgatTTCACAAACGATGAATTaaattatctatatttatttataaaaaccAATTTTCATAgtgatatatttattatagaCCAATATccaatttttttaagaCCTTATTATACATGTAGCAATATGTATGATCTACGATTTTCTAATAGTTatgattttatatataaaggtATGGAAATAATTTCGGGAAGTCAACGAATTCATAACCTACCaattttactttttaagacattaaaagaaaataaacaaatatcCTTATCAACATATCTTCATAAAAAGGATAATTTCACCATATTAAATTATCTTaataatttacaaaaattaataaataaaaaatcaacaatttataaatattttaattcttttcaATATGCTTCAAAACCACATGGAGGATTAGCTCTAGGGATGGAAAGATATCTTATCACTCTCTTAAATCTCAACaatgtaaaaaatgttaCTCTATCggaataa
- a CDS encoding ribose 5-phosphate epimerase, putative — protein MDSLKKIVAYKAVDEYVQSNMTIGLGTGSTVFYVLERIDNLLKSGKLKDVVCIPTSIDTELKARKLGIPLTTLEKHSNIDITIDGTDEIDLNLNLIKGRGGALVREKLVASSSSLFIIIGDESKLCTNGLGMTGAVPIEILTFGYEKIIENLLKIYTLKGCTYKIRKRNGEIFITDNKNYIVDFFFTEPIQDLLETCTRIKMTTGVVDHGIFVNMTNVALISKHDGTVLTLNKKYE, from the exons ATGGACAGTTTAAAAAAGATAGTT gCTTATAAAGCAGTAGACGAATATGTACAATCGAATATGACGATAGGACTGGGAACAGGTTCTACGGTTTTCTATGTGCTTGAACGTAttgataatttattaaaaagtggaaaattaaaagatgTTGTATGTATACCCACAAGTATCGACACAGAATTGAAg GCGAGAAAACTGGGTATACCCTTGACCACATTAGAAAAACATTCAAATATTGATATTACCATAGATGGAACTGATGAAATAgatttaaatttaaatttaataaaaggAAGGGGGGGAGCCTTAGTTCGTGAGAAGCTTGTCGCTTCTAGTTCGTCCCTTTTCATAATA ATTGGTGATGAGTCCAAATTATGCACTAATGGATTGGGCATGACAGGGGCTGTTCCTATAGAAATCCTTACATTTGGATATGAAAAAATCATAGAGAAtttgttaaaaatatatacactCAAAGGatgtacatataaaataagaaagaGAAACGGggaaatatttattactgacaataaaaattatattgtagattttttttttactgAGCCTATACAAGATTTATTAGAAACATGTACAAGAATTAAAATG aCTACAGGAGTTGTTGATCATGGTATTTTTGTTAACATGACGAATGTAGCTTTAATAAGTAAACACGATGGAACTGTATTAAcattaaacaaaaaatatgaataa
- a CDS encoding hypothetical protein (conserved Plasmodium protein, unknown function): protein MYKPNSTNNTTLSLLLYNDIIQYWIWFFLKDEKGNKNDSVHLTSQQSLDLHNVKLYNNTFCGLAKFDNYSCPYFYPNIRIRNNNKKEYSGIFTKRELTGYGQIQSKHFIYKGYIYRGKKNKVGKNIFRNKNNSKLIYKGSWKNNKRHGYGKIRLYNNINNDHNDHNDNNNNYYYYKKKKKIYLYKGYFKNNQRYFYGIQYYKDGSYYVGFWKKNKKWGYGKMTWIKKKKYRINYSNSGDTKIKDIENNEMSYINNKVYSIKKEDNTLYNKKKCFFFVHSIYVGQWKNDKEEGYGKFFWFKKRKKNINKNRIKPFEENINTYDNKDDTYRNNNIIYHNGSYDSYEGYWKKGKRSGYGIFNYYNGKKYIGMWKNNKKHGYGYLINVNNIINLCFYKQNKLIYEFAKNKIYVLNNLYTNNTLCNVINLSYFKNYYNIKNKKLENLYKIIYENFSFLIHIYNVYKIKNTMNINSNTYNQYIKKKRHSNNNKKFYYNSFTLLNLWNMFYKSHIFDIHFSRYSLNNLVIDHLSGVDEGRENCFFQQNEDATEKFGFLFNEKDFIIKLFTSFDCLPNISTNKNEHEGEHKGEHKGEHKGEHKGEHKGEHKCEHGSKRLIHKDNITIMNTPNNFIIHNNTSQKSITYDTCKHKTHLCSSNNKIQNIYSRNYLYCLYQYFIFNMDLCLLKDCTNFYIYHFKHSFYKQENYILLKSILFFIVKYNNVEKENIHFLYYVLCSMLITTIPLLYPFMDILCKYEKNTKKFKDNNIYKFLYLHMYYRQCDDNNNNNNNNNNNKNNNNVEFMSYMKKITDYLFLRKYYIHDEKRIITFHSFILTLVHIDIRNGYDKMCEQKNLYYLIQLLKEHASWGKYKENEKQDIIQQIKTKKYFNFYTYRYIKKINNNNNNNNNNKKTSYHYKEKEIDGITYIINVKKKNNNKNKRNIIKKKNTTKFVKNYKINNIHMWNHFFPIYYHNTILYKFCPKIKKNNKKKTCKFCLKRIKFYLKNKNLYEQELRNILENFVYYYILFFLIFKKKQKCISIFSMKLNVSIKLKNILKFCCDLNIMTKYNNNHNMNCVNLSSLKKKKIYTKKIKYGDIYNNPSYHIIFQTDAHENNKNGKILLSSSSSLNIEHNNIIEIKKEQIILNDQVKKYNQNIYTCHKNDEQHNKNDCMCKQINSFPINPNENYDHNIYTIKRNHYKNRKYFNHKVEENIQKMSHQFCLSFFEVLSMFSKILIPQRIHLIQEPLIDIYLKRLKKKKKLRKIQKHVLKNNILHYYMILKKQKDKYTNQYYKCTKNNICHNNKLVANKLIYNTNKTTYSSIHQKIVFQTFINILNKKEKELFSHQINEQHSTLQKESQILKKEIIPSTHHDISSIKKTKTKTNKKKKREKEKEKENNPVSNINNSNINKQIKTNDIHNKETYNNKLNTNNNLYTTLFYLPKNQYIKTPIYCFRKYIFSHKNYMNILDFYNTYITPYEFITFFLKFVQKIKRKKKIQAPYNDVLFFFIFHVLIYKSFQLVKKKEKKKKKKIYI from the coding sequence ATGTATAAACCTAATTCTACAAATAACACAACCTTAAGTTTATTACTctataatgatataattcAGTATTGGATATggttttttttaaaagatgaaaaaggaaataaaaatgattcAGTACATTTAACTTCACAACAATCTTTAGATTTACATAATGTAAAACTTTATAATAACACATTTTGCGGACTAGCCAAATTTGATAATTATTCCTGtccatatttttatccTAATATACgtataagaaataataataaaaaggaatattCTGGTATATTTACGAAACGAGAGTTAACAGGATATGGACAAATACAATCCAAacatttcatatataaaggatatatatatagggggaaaaagaataaagtgggaaaaaatatttttaggaataaaaataattcaaaattaatatataaggGGTCCtggaaaaataataaaagacATGGATATGGTAAAATAAGactatataataatattaataatgatcataatgatcataatgataataataataattattattattataagaagaagaaaaaaatttatttatataaaggatattttaaaaataatcaaagATATTTTTACGGTATTCAATATTATAAGGATGGTTCATATTATGTTGGTTTctggaaaaaaaataaaaaatgggGATATGGAAAAATGACCtggataaaaaaaaaaaaataccGAATAAATTATAGTAATTCTGGTGATACGAAAATAAAAGACattgaaaataatgaaatgaGTTACATCAATAATAAGGTGTAtagtattaaaaaagaagacaacactttatataataagaaaaaatgttttttttttgtacatAGTATTTATGTTGGACAATGGAAAAATGATAAAGAGGAAGGATATGGGAAATTTTTCTGGTttaagaaaagaaaaaaaaatataaataaaaatagaattAAACCATTTgaggaaaatataaatacatatgataataaagatgatacatatagaaataataatattatatatcacAATGGATCTTATGATAGTTATGAAGGGTACTGGAAAAAAGGGAAACGTTCTGGATACggtatatttaattattataatggTAAGAAATATATAGGTATGtggaaaaataataaaaaacatGGATATGgatatttaataaatgtcaataatattattaatctatgtttttataaacaaaataaattaatatatgaattcgcaaaaaataaaatatatgtactaaataatttatatactAATAATACATTATGTAATGTAATTAAtctttcatattttaaaaactattataatataaaaaataaaaagttgGAAAATTtgtacaaaataatatatgaaaatttcTCTTTTcttattcatatatataacgtttataaaattaaaaacaCTATGAACATAAATAGTAATACATATAatcaatatattaaaaaaaaacgtCATTCgaacaataataaaaagttttattataattcttttacattattaaatttatggaatatgttttataaatCGCATATATTTGATATTCACTTTTCACGATATTCTCTAAATAATCTAGTCATAGATCATTTATCTGGTGTTGATGAGGGGCGGGaaaattgtttttttcaACAAAATGAGGACGCTACCGAAAAGTTTggttttttatttaatgaaaaggattttattataaaattgttTACATCGTTTGATTGTTTGCCAAATATTTCAACgaataaaaatgaacatGAAGGTGAGCACAAAGGTGAGCACAAAGGTGAGCACAAGGGTGAGCACAAGGGTGAACACAAGGGTGAACACAAATGTGAACATGGAAGTAAAAGATTAATACATAAAGACAATATAACCATCATGAATACTCCcaataattttattattcataataatacttCACAAAAAAGTATAACATATGATACCTGTAAACATAAGACACATTTATGTTCATCTAATAAcaaaatacaaaatatatattcaagAAACTACTTATATTGTCtttatcaatattttatttttaatatggatttatgtttattaaaagattgcacaaatttttatatctatCATTTTAAACATTCCTTTTATAAAcaagaaaattatattttattaaaaagtatacttttttttattgtaaaatataataatgtggaaaaagaaaatattcattttttatattacgTTTTGTGTAGTATGTTGATTACGACTATTCCTTTATTATATCCTTTTATGgatatattatgtaaatatgaaaaaaatacgaaaaaattcaaagataataatatatataaatttttatatcttcatatgtattatagacaatgtgatgataataataataataataataataataataataataaaaataataataatgtagaATTTATGtcatatatgaaaaaaattacagactatctttttttaagaaaatattatatacatgatgaaaaaagaataatcACTTTTCATTCGTTCATTCTTACACTTGTACATATAGATATAAGGAATGGATATGATAAAATGTGTGAACagaaaaatttatattacttGATTCAGTTGTTAAAAGAACATGCATCATGgggaaaatataaagaaaatgaaaaacaagatataatacaacaaattaaaaccaaaaaatattttaatttttatacctatagatatattaaaaaaataaataataataataataataataataataataaaaaaacaagttatcattataaagaaaaggaaatagatggaataacatatataattaatgtaaagaaaaaaaataataataaaaataaacgaaacataataaaaaagaaaaatacTACAAAATTTGTgaaaaattacaaaattaataatattcatatgtGGAATCATTTCTTTcctatatattatcataataccatattatataaattttgtccaaaaataaaaaaaaataataaaaaaaaaacttgTAAATTCTGTTTAAAAAGAATCAAATTTTATTTgaagaataaaaatttatatgaacaagaattaagaaatatattgGAAAATTTTGTGTATTACTacattcttttttttttgatttttaaaaaaaagcaaaaatgtatatcaattttttcaatgaaattaaatgtatccataaaattaaaaaatattttaaaattttgttGTGACCTTAATATAATgacaaaatataataacaaccATAATATGAATTGTGTTAATTTGtcttctttaaaaaaaaaaaaaatatatacaaaaaagataaaatatggtgatatatataataatccttcttatcatataatatttcagACAGATGCtcatgaaaataataaaaatggaaaaatattattatcatcatcatcatcattaaatattgaacataataatattatagaaataaaaaaagaacaaattatattaaatgatcaagtgaaaaaatataatcaaaatatatatacatgtcataaaaatgatgaacAGCACAACAAAAATGATTGCATGTgtaaacaaataaattcCTTTCCTATAAATCCTAATGAAAATTatgatcataatatatatactattaaaagaaatcattataaaaacagaaaatattttaatcaCAAAGTTGAAGAGAACATACAAAAGATGTCTCATCAATTTTGTTTATCCTTTTTTGAAGTTCTATCCATGTTTTCTAAAATATTGATACCTCAAAGGATACATTTAATACAAGAACCCCTTATAGacatttatttaaaaaggttgaagaaaaaaaagaaactcagaaaaatacaaaaacatgttctaaaaaataatatattacattattatatgatattaaaaaaacaaaaagataaatataccaatcaatattataaatgtacaaaaaataatatatgtcataataataaattggtagctaataaattaatatataatacaaataaaacTACCTATTCTTCTATTCATCAAAAAATAGTTTTTCAAAcattcataaatatattaaataaaaaagagaaaGAATTATTTAGTCATCAAATAAATGAGCAACATTCTACTCTTCAAAAGGAATCTCAAATTCTCAAGAAAGAAATTATTCCTTCTACACATCATGATATATCatcaataaaaaaaacaaaaacaaaaacaaataagaaaaagaaaagggAAAAGGAAAAGGAAAAGGAAAACAATCCTGTtagtaatattaataattcaaatattaataaacaAATCAAAACAAATGATATACACAATAAAGAgacatataataataaattaaataccaataataatttatataccactcttttttatcttccaaaaaatcaatatataaaaaccccaatttattgttttagaaaatatatattttcacataaaaattatatgaacattttagatttttataatacatatatcaCACCCTATGAATTCATTacattctttttaaaattcgttcaaaaaattaaaaggaagaagaaaatacaAGCACCATACAATGATGTgcttttcttttttatatttcatgTTTTGATTTATAAATCCTTCCAGTTggttaaaaaaaaggaaaaaaaaaaaaaaaaaaaaatatatatatga